A part of Octopus sinensis unplaced genomic scaffold, ASM634580v1 Contig14135, whole genome shotgun sequence genomic DNA contains:
- the LOC115230028 gene encoding transcription factor SOX-14-like, translating to MEQHKLMSIQQLEYNQNDSTGNLLSKKYHENYNSHYKFNVSNNLEKVYSAPQMEYNSISDKFENNPQSTSIVNYQQDQNVESAPISNGKNRIKRPMNSFMVWSRVQRKKMSSENPKMHNSEISKRLGNNWKMLSEEDKKPFVEESRRLRTIHMRDYPDYKYRPRRKNKNLAKKDHHFIPMDMTHQVVSHPISSHSMNISENYFPENGNFTRPPLTDLYSQQNPFNYQAYSNFGTSFQNGQFPHNPNAFVQYQQMSNFIPQINPENGIQLASSFDYYRNSLQNNQETTDYSIYQSRYDPQRRHNSGKVFF from the coding sequence ATGGAACAGCATAAATTGATGTCTATTCAACAATTGGAATACAATCAGAATGATTCAACGGGTAATTTATTATCAAAGAAATACCACGAAAATTATAATTCTCATTACAAATTCAATGTTTCTAATAACTTGGAAAAAGTGTACTCCGCTCCACAAATGGAATACAATTCAATCTCCgataaatttgaaaacaatcctCAATCAACTTCGATTGTTAACTACCAGCAAGACCAGAACGTTGAAAGTGCTCCAATTTCGAATGGAAAAAATAGAATCAAGAGACCAATGAATTCTTTTATGGTCTGGTCGAGAGTCCAACGTAAAAAAATGTCTTCGGAAAATCCAAAAATGCATAATTCTGAAATTTCAAAAAGATTGGGAAATAATTGGAAGATGTTATCCGAGGAAGACAAAAAACCTTTCGTCGAAGAGTCCAGAAGACTTCGAACTATCCACATGCGAGACTACCCGGACTATAAATACAGACCacgtagaaaaaacaaaaatctggCAAAAAAGGACCATCATTTTATTCCTATGGACATGACACATCAAGTTGTGTCACATCCTATATCCAGTCATAGCATGAATATCAGTGAAAATTATTTCCCTGAAAATGGCAACTTTACGAGACCCCCATTGACTGATTTGTACTCTCAACAAAATCCATTTAACTATCAAGCATATTCCAACTTTGGAACTAGTTTCCAAAACGGACAATTCCCTCACAATCCAAACGCGTTTGTCCAATATCAGCAAATGTCGAATTTTATTcctcaaatcaaccctgagaACGGAATACAGCTGGCATCCAGTTTTGACTACTATCGAAATTCCTTACAAAATAATCAAGAAACAACCGATTATTCAATTTACCAATCAAGATATGACCCACAACGTCGACATAACTctgg
- the LOC115230029 gene encoding uncharacterized protein LOC115230029: MSVFLDKKKMNPMGPPAEVNYKKDMVDAGTMSLGLDNATRAYINNNPTFGSRVANTNFHTLSAIIEDVDCVSKNEWVSQAVHATRQRLGRIPRGGWSFILEKFNVKFSESTSLTRLKNMANLKPVVGNNNEAGGSNSKQFPTREQVEISNFRNCLEEINFQIKEVKSIPREARKPTWKIPRKYVKADILMGLNSAIYHITKDDPPRDINAICDILYAAQCAYSVLTKKVKPQTTWLGNTEAKISKLSAELELVNCYVRQALPQCEKQNVMDILCRYGYKKKKKGELSRIESLLHDLIRVKKKQIAVYNSRKDFRKDNVCFELNRRRFYRNLSKSNEVTTYSFDDEECMSFWEKVWSKRREISVSLDNVSKRITGSEDMLPDLTNNYIMEIIKYLPDWKAPGCDGIYNFFIKRLESLHEFLCVEIKKIINGDYMPENWFYTGITYLIPKKNDCETPKDLRPITCMSTLYKLVTKCVNGKLSEFMDVFGLISDNQLGTRRQCQGAKEQALINQCLNKEYGNGLYSAWIDVKKAFDSVDHDFLFHVLECSGIPVWIVNFVKRTVRMWTVKLHVDGRRIGSVKLSRGILQGDSLSPQLFVMVMDPLSRILNAMFPKVQINQQDPNMLTYSTNHLFFIDDLKIFALKEDVVIKMMEAVDGFFKTVGLEMNSEKSASNVKSLSCCETLEGVKGYRYLGVLEDAGSNVLKSKVMDSILGNVKERITMLSKTKLNAVNLFHAINEHAISLYNYYIGLINIEPHEFDCIDRQIRQLLTTLRLHLKPANKERLYLNRKSLGRGLASVSFRSELILFQFMKSLERQSTVCLRRSGILRVIQINKWHMATIAGFLASKYAILDMENLGVEFIKDAQRKYLLKNINCKMLHSVLFKCMDEQNVDLATSSEWLSKGNNGPRSEALYCLLQDRNLFFTSMGSLCSHCKKCKKTVDHLATQCGKMLNSDYLRRHNEVVKCIHLHLCRTYGIKRGSKLKTHSVQSILSTQNVEIRVDMSIMTETKVQSNKPDIFVYDKTKQEITLIEVGITSQDRLKQVEIEKFRKYDLLANELSILYDAKVKIIPVVLTWDGVVSRYFKNYMDKLSIEKATRIYIQSVVLKRTLENMVVERRHGVRVSAEEYTSAVYQLAEVACCRDTPVKAMRQIENLSDWEIESEEEPAPQFDCHPSIPFNGLRSYFSILDKSIKPIYDITVEISTEKYNSKAQTNNLRQHVDILEQMLKLADVMDLLVSPNTSSSNPRQMEQVIEKINQVDQTVFFRSKMAFFVILIDNFRVSKCLPQTFKSLGFIFCGLSSQKYGDERFNIYLQIYTTQLLTHIKIIYSIEINDGIQVGLCRFL; the protein is encoded by the exons ATGTCCGTTTTTCTCGATAAGAAGAAAATGAATCCCATGGGCCCTCCTGcagaagtaaattataaaaaagatatgGTGGATGCAGGAACGATGTCTCTGGGGCTGGATAATGCCACAAGAGCTTATATAAACAATAACCCTACGTTTGGAAGTCGTGTTGCCAATACTAACTTTCACACTCTTTCTGCCATTATTGAGGATGTCGATTGTGTCTCTAAGAATGAATGGGTGTCACAGGCTGTTCATGCCACCAGACAAAGACTGGGGAGAATACCCAGAGGTGGCTGGAGTTTTATCCTTGAAAAGTTCAACGTGAAATTTTCTGAGAGTACGAGTCTAACCAGATTGAAAAATATGGCCAATCTCAAACCAGTAGTTGGTAACAATAATGAAGCTGGTGGATCTAATAGCAAACAATTCCCAACAAGGGAACAAGTGGAAATCTCCAATTTCAGAAATTGCCTGGAAGAGATTAATTTCCAAATTAAGGAAGTTAAATCGATACCGAGAGAGGCTCGTAAGCCTACATGGAAAATTCCAAGAAAATATGTCAAAGCTGATATTTTAATGGGATTAAACTCTGCAATATATCATATTACAAAGGACGATCCACCTCGAGATATCAATGCAATTTGTGATATTTTATATGCTGCCCAGTGTGCCTACTCAGTCTTAACTAAGAAAGTTAAGCcacagaccacatggttgggaaatacCGAGGCGAAGATCTCAAAATTATCCGCAGAACTAGAACTTGTAAATTGTTACGTAAGACAGGCTCTGCCacagtgtgaaaaacaaaatgtgatGGATATTCTATGTCGTTATggatataaaaagaagaaaaaaggagagctTTCGAGAATCGAATCCTTACTACATGACCTAATCAGagttaagaaaaaacaaattgcTGTATATAACTCGAGGAAGGACTTCCGTAAGGACAATGTTTGCTTCGAACTAAACAGAAGAAGATTTTACAGAAACTTATCAAAGAGTAATGAAGTCACAACATACTCTTTTGACGATGAGGAGTGCATGTCGTTCTGGGAAAAAGTATGGAGCAAAAGGCGCGAAATATCCGTGTCACTGGACAATGTTAGTAAAAGAATAACCGGCAGTGAAGACATGTTGCCAGATTTAACAAATAATTACATAATGGAGATCATTAAATATCTTCCTGACTGGAAGGCACCGGGATGTGACggaatatataatttcttcattaAAAGACTAGAATCTCTGCATGAATTTTTATGTGTTGAAATCAAGAAAATAATCAACGGTGATTACATGCCAGAAAACTGGTTTTATACTGGAATTACATATCTAATTCCTAAAAAGAACGATTGTGAGACCCCGAAAGATTTACGGCCTATAACATGCATGTCGACACTTTATAAGTTAGTTACCAAGTGTGTTAATGGAAAACTGTCTGAGTTCATGGATGTATTTGGCTTAATTTCCGACAATCAACTTGGTACGAGGAGACAGTGTCAGGGTGCTAAAGAACAGGCCCTTATTAACCAATGCCTAAATAAAGAGTATGGAAATGGGCTATACTCTGCATGGATTGATGTCAAGAAGGCTTTCGATTCTGTTGACCACGACTTTCTATTTCATGTGTTGGAGTGCTCTGGGATACCTGTATGGATTGTTAACTTTGTGAAAAGGACTGTACGAATGTGGACTGTAAAGCTCCATGTTGACGGAAGGAGAATTGGTTCTGTAAAGTTGAGCCGAGGGATTTTACAAGGAGACTCGTTATCTCCGCAACTGTTTGTTATGGTGATGGACCCACTAAGCAGGATTCTTAatgccatgtttccaaaggttcaGATTAATCAACAGGACCCAAATATGTTGACCTATTCTACTAATCATTTGTTCTTCATTGACGACCTAAAGATATTCGCTCTTAAAGAAGATGTAGTAATTAAAATGATGGAAGCTGTTGATGGATTCTTTAAAACTGTTGGCTTGGAGATGAATTCAGAAAAGTCTGCATCAAATGTCAAATCTTTATCTTGTTGTGAGACTTTGGAAGGAGTCAAAGGATATCGCTACTTGGGTGTACTTGAAGATGCAGGAAGTAATGTTCTTAAGAGTAAAGTAATGGATTCTATCCTTGGAAATGTAAAGGAAAGGATAACCATGCTTTCAAAGACGAAATTAAATGCGGTAAATTTATTCCACGCTATAAATGAACATGCCATTtctctatataattattacattggACTCATTAATATTGAACCTCATGAATTTGATTGTATTGACCGTCAAATACGACAACTTCTTACGACTCTCAGACTCCATCTCAAACCTGCAAATAAAGAGAGGTTATATTTAAATCGGAAATCTCTTGGGAGAGGACTTGCTTCAGTCTCTTTCAGAAGTGAACTGATACTTTTCCAGTTCATGAAAAGTTTAGAAAGACAGTCGACAGTATGCTTACGGAGATCGGGAATCCTGCGtgtgatacaaataaataaatggcataTGGCCACAATTGCAGGATTTCTCGCCTCCAAGTATGCAATTCTCGACATGGAGAATTTGGGTGTTGAATTTATCAAAGAtgctcaaagaaaatatttgcttaagaACATCAATTGTAAAATGCTACATTCGGTTCTATTCAAATGCATGGACGAACAAAATGTTGATCTAGCCACATCCTCAGAGTGGTTATCTAAAGGAAATAATGGTCCACGGAGTGAAGCATTGTACTGTCTCTTGCAGGATAGGAATTTGTTCTTCACATCCATGGGATCTTTATGCAGTCACTGCAAAAAATGCAAGAAAACAGTTGATCATTTGGCTACGCAGTGTGGAAAGATGTTAAACAGTGATTATCTGCGGAGACACAATGAAGTTGTGAAGTGCATTCACCTTCATTTGTGTCGAACCTACGGTATTAAGAGAGGAAGCAAATTAAAGACTCATTCTGTTCAGTCCATATTATCGACGCAGAATGTTGAAATCAGAGTCGATATGTCAATCATGACGGAAACTAAAGTTCAATCCAACAAACCAGATATCTTCGTGTATGACAAAACCAAACAAGAGATAACCTTAATTGAAGTTGGCATCACGTCACAAGATCGCCTCAAACAAGTAGAAATCGAGAAATTTCGTAAATATGATCTGCTCGCAAACGAACTTTCGATACTTTATGATGCAAAGGTAAAGATTATCCCGGTTGTCTTGACCTGGGACGGTGTTGTTTCGAGATATTTCAAAAACTATATGGACAAATTATCGATCGAAAAAGCCACAAGAATTTACATTCAGTCTGTTGTTTTAAAAAGGACTCTAGAAAACATGGTAGTTGAACGCAGACATGGAGTGAGAGTATCTGCCGAAGAATACACCTCTGCTGTTTACCAGCTTGCAGAAGTGGCATGCTGCCGTGACACGCCGGTGAAAGCTATGAGACAAATAGAAAATTTATCTGACTGGGAGATTGAGAGTGAGGAGGAACCG GCTCCTCAATTTGACTGTCATCCATCAATTCCTTTCAATGGCCTTCGAAGTTATTTCTCTATTTTGGATAAGTCAATCAAACCAATCTATGACATAACCGTCGAAATATCCACAGAAAAATACAACAGCAAAGCCCAAACAAATAATCTACGTCAGCACGTTGATATTCTAGAACAGATGCTAAAACTGGCTGATGTGATGGACCTACTTGTGTCTCCAAATACAAGCAGCTCCAATCCTCGGCAAATGGAGCAAGTAATCGAAAAGATAAACCAAGTTGACCAAACTGTATTTTTTCGCTCAAAAATGGCATTTTTTGTAATATTGATTGATAATTTTCGAGTTTCCAAGTGCCTTCCACAAACCTTTAAATCTCTTGGCTTCATTTTTTGTGGCCTGTCGAGTCAAAAATACGGCGACGAAAG ATTTAATATTTACCTTCAAATTTATACTACACAATTATTGactcatataaaaataatttattcaattgAAATTAATGATGGAATACAAGTTGGATTATGTCGTTTTTTATGA